A part of Crassostrea angulata isolate pt1a10 chromosome 5, ASM2561291v2, whole genome shotgun sequence genomic DNA contains:
- the LOC128185776 gene encoding uncharacterized protein LOC128185776 isoform X1, translating into MSLAFDIAGPTSRLNRQATTIDLLGKSSLNPLRRHHSSLDLLQLTKESKNHKIPTSHPFLDAMGVERRKLPPALRCSPDSNSRPGSKTSEDEKTEYKSPRKFPILGPTRQQAEIYFKQKSKQLQGLTLSSSATSELGKHLSASDKALLESSDDAEKLRASFANLTTTSLGPHNSEHLGDVRFFAELVKPMQYRLKLNKRKEKVIFPSKYGYHPRSHSPTFKRLIEATEKLEVIAKEEFVEELRAKAELEKVHTVYTSTELENSYNREIRRNGTSKLNVARNNVIEVSPPKVEPIQPITKSLQIPQEYPPKEATVEADVEEDEDEQDEDEDYNSDEDNGSEAYFKVDFRVSDDAHAQLHLFLPKINDIDNESKTARFGSGSVKNEVKKTGKLPQISNSQTSGSSMKNSNVRRSKKSDVTRKKKRKLERIRSAADTDHKRVRDHLNDVPTMMSIERDFHGKKHDHDSLCAFENCPYHSVQKNNIIVS; encoded by the exons ATGTCTTTGGCCTTTGATATTGCCGGGCCAACTAGCCGTCTGAACCGGCAGGCGACTACAATAGACCTGTTGGGGAAGTCTTCTTTGAACCCCCTAAGACGTCATCACTCTTCTTTAGATCTTCTACAGTTGACCAAGGAATCCAAAAATCACAAGATCCCAACAAGTCACCCGTTCCTGGACGCCATGGGGGTAGAGAGAAGAAAGCTACCCCCGGCGTTGAGGTGTTCTCCGGATTCGAACAGTCGACCAGGGTCTAAAACGTCGGAGGATGAGAAAACGGAATATAAGTCCCCGCGAAAGTTTCCGATCCTGGGACCTACTAGACAGCAAGCGGagatttatttcaaacaaaaatcaaaaca acTACAAGGGTTGACTCTGTCAAGTAGTGCCACATCAGAACTCGGGAAACACCTAAGTGCCAGTGATAAAGCCCTTCTGGAGTCCTCGGACGACGCCGAGAAGCTACGAGCAAGTTTTGCTAATCTAACAACGACTTCTTTAGGACCTCATAACTCGGAACACCTCGGTGATGTTCGTTTCTTTGCTGAGTTGGTCAAACCTATGCAATACAGACTCAAGTTAAACAAGAGGAAAGAAAAAGTGATTTTCCCCTCAAAATACGGTTATCATCCTCGTTCGCATTCGCCAACCTTCAAACGGTTGATAGAAGCTACCGAGAAACTGGAAGTGATCGCGAAGGAGGAGTTTGTAGAAGAGCTGAGGGCAAAGGCTGAACTTGAGAAAGTTCATACAGTTTATACCTCGACAGAGTTGGAAAATTCGTACAATCGGGAAATACGTAGAAATGGCACTAGTAAACTAAATGTAGCCAGAAACAATGTTATAGAAGTTTCTCCACCTAAAGTAGAACCGATTCAACCGATAACAAAATCACTGCAAATTCCCCAGGAATACCCTCCGAAGGAAGCCACTGTTGAGGCAGATGTTGAAGAAGATGAAGACGAGCAAGATGAGGACGAGGATTATAATTCAGACGAGGACAATGGTTCAGAAGCTTATTTCAAAGTAGACTTCCGGGTGAGTGATGACGCGCATGCGCAGCTTCAtttatttttgccaaaaataaaCGACATTGACAACGAATCAAAAACTGCTCGATTTGGATCTGGGTCTGTGAAAAACGAAGTGAAAAAGACAGGAAAATTACCTCAAATTTCAAACTCTCAGACATCTGGTTCTTCgatgaaaaattcaaatgtgcGCAGAAGTAAAAAATCGGATGTGACAAGGAAAAAGAAACGGAAGTTAGAACGCATCCGGTCGGCCGCGGACACCGACCACAAGCGCGTAAGGGACCATTTAAATGACGTTCCAACAATGATGTCAATAGAAAGGGACTTTCACGGCAAAAAGCATGACCACGACTCTCTCTGTGCTTTTGAGAATTGCCCTTACCATTCCgtacagaaaaacaatattatagTCAGTTAA
- the LOC128185776 gene encoding uncharacterized protein LOC128185776 isoform X2, with translation MSLLMVHPETSRQFVRKPGPNFIKRPRKHARLQGLTLSSSATSELGKHLSASDKALLESSDDAEKLRASFANLTTTSLGPHNSEHLGDVRFFAELVKPMQYRLKLNKRKEKVIFPSKYGYHPRSHSPTFKRLIEATEKLEVIAKEEFVEELRAKAELEKVHTVYTSTELENSYNREIRRNGTSKLNVARNNVIEVSPPKVEPIQPITKSLQIPQEYPPKEATVEADVEEDEDEQDEDEDYNSDEDNGSEAYFKVDFRVSDDAHAQLHLFLPKINDIDNESKTARFGSGSVKNEVKKTGKLPQISNSQTSGSSMKNSNVRRSKKSDVTRKKKRKLERIRSAADTDHKRVRDHLNDVPTMMSIERDFHGKKHDHDSLCAFENCPYHSVQKNNIIVS, from the exons ATGTCCCTCCTGATGGTCCATCCGGAGACATCCCGGCAGTTTGTCCGAAAACCCGGTCCAAACTTTATAAAACGTCCACGAAAGCACGCGAG acTACAAGGGTTGACTCTGTCAAGTAGTGCCACATCAGAACTCGGGAAACACCTAAGTGCCAGTGATAAAGCCCTTCTGGAGTCCTCGGACGACGCCGAGAAGCTACGAGCAAGTTTTGCTAATCTAACAACGACTTCTTTAGGACCTCATAACTCGGAACACCTCGGTGATGTTCGTTTCTTTGCTGAGTTGGTCAAACCTATGCAATACAGACTCAAGTTAAACAAGAGGAAAGAAAAAGTGATTTTCCCCTCAAAATACGGTTATCATCCTCGTTCGCATTCGCCAACCTTCAAACGGTTGATAGAAGCTACCGAGAAACTGGAAGTGATCGCGAAGGAGGAGTTTGTAGAAGAGCTGAGGGCAAAGGCTGAACTTGAGAAAGTTCATACAGTTTATACCTCGACAGAGTTGGAAAATTCGTACAATCGGGAAATACGTAGAAATGGCACTAGTAAACTAAATGTAGCCAGAAACAATGTTATAGAAGTTTCTCCACCTAAAGTAGAACCGATTCAACCGATAACAAAATCACTGCAAATTCCCCAGGAATACCCTCCGAAGGAAGCCACTGTTGAGGCAGATGTTGAAGAAGATGAAGACGAGCAAGATGAGGACGAGGATTATAATTCAGACGAGGACAATGGTTCAGAAGCTTATTTCAAAGTAGACTTCCGGGTGAGTGATGACGCGCATGCGCAGCTTCAtttatttttgccaaaaataaaCGACATTGACAACGAATCAAAAACTGCTCGATTTGGATCTGGGTCTGTGAAAAACGAAGTGAAAAAGACAGGAAAATTACCTCAAATTTCAAACTCTCAGACATCTGGTTCTTCgatgaaaaattcaaatgtgcGCAGAAGTAAAAAATCGGATGTGACAAGGAAAAAGAAACGGAAGTTAGAACGCATCCGGTCGGCCGCGGACACCGACCACAAGCGCGTAAGGGACCATTTAAATGACGTTCCAACAATGATGTCAATAGAAAGGGACTTTCACGGCAAAAAGCATGACCACGACTCTCTCTGTGCTTTTGAGAATTGCCCTTACCATTCCgtacagaaaaacaatattatagTCAGTTAA